In Fibrobacter sp. UWR3, a single window of DNA contains:
- the hemW gene encoding radical SAM family heme chaperone HemW — translation MLGLYIHVPFCKKICDYCDFHAFPAPEWLKLEYLDLVLREVSAFAERHPGAFSAVETLYVGGGTPSALSPEQMTRLFGILAGAGLDFGCLKEATFEFNPESCDAERLAVARECGITRASLGLQSLHQRLLDRVGRSHSVETGMRALDLLLSGGNLRVNADLMFDLPGQSLDDLLQDVERLAGSGVGHISLYGLKVDPAKRLGIRVSKGLETIDEDLYAEMYLKSVELLEKCGFSRYETSNFARAGEESLHNLNYWNRGEYLAFGPSAHGFYGGVRFYAPEKYARWREYVKNGCPREGLTLDALTPEDVAAEYVQLSLRTKYGMRLDGLKKLGFSVPEEALSRWVSEGYAELSGGVFRLVGRGWLFMDTVVLDVYSKME, via the coding sequence ATGCTTGGCCTGTATATTCATGTCCCTTTTTGCAAGAAAATCTGCGATTATTGCGATTTTCACGCGTTTCCGGCTCCCGAATGGTTGAAGTTGGAATATTTGGACTTGGTATTGAGGGAGGTTTCCGCCTTCGCGGAAAGGCATCCGGGGGCATTTTCGGCGGTCGAGACGCTCTACGTGGGTGGCGGGACGCCTTCTGCGCTCTCGCCCGAGCAGATGACCCGCCTTTTCGGGATCCTTGCGGGCGCGGGGCTCGATTTTGGCTGCCTGAAGGAGGCGACTTTTGAGTTCAATCCGGAATCCTGCGACGCGGAAAGGCTGGCCGTGGCCCGGGAATGCGGTATCACGCGGGCGAGTCTCGGGCTCCAGAGCCTGCACCAGCGCCTGCTCGACCGGGTGGGGCGCTCCCACAGCGTAGAAACGGGCATGCGCGCGCTGGACCTGCTCCTTTCGGGCGGGAACCTGCGGGTGAACGCGGACCTCATGTTCGACCTGCCGGGGCAATCGCTGGACGACCTCCTGCAAGACGTGGAACGGCTCGCGGGTAGCGGAGTCGGGCACATCAGCCTCTACGGGCTCAAGGTCGACCCGGCGAAGCGCCTGGGAATCCGCGTTTCCAAGGGTCTCGAGACCATAGACGAGGACCTGTATGCGGAAATGTACCTGAAAAGCGTCGAATTGCTCGAAAAATGCGGCTTTTCGCGGTACGAGACGTCGAATTTCGCCCGCGCGGGCGAGGAAAGCCTGCACAACCTGAACTACTGGAACCGCGGGGAGTACCTGGCCTTCGGGCCGAGCGCCCACGGGTTCTACGGGGGAGTGCGGTTCTACGCCCCCGAAAAGTATGCAAGATGGCGCGAATATGTGAAAAACGGCTGCCCGAGGGAGGGGCTCACGCTCGATGCGCTCACTCCCGAGGATGTTGCCGCCGAATACGTGCAGCTCTCGTTACGTACAAAGTATGGAATGCGCCTTGACGGACTCAAGAAACTGGGATTTTCTGTTCCGGAAGAGGCCCTTTCGAGGTGGGTATCGGAGGGCTATGCCGAGCTTTCCGGGGGCGTTTTCCGCCTAGTCGGGCGGGGATGGCTATTTATGGATACGGTCGTGCTCGATGTTTATTCCAAGATGGAATAG